One Capsicum annuum cultivar UCD-10X-F1 chromosome 2, UCD10Xv1.1, whole genome shotgun sequence genomic window carries:
- the LOC107859210 gene encoding histidinol dehydrogenase, chloroplastic isoform X1: MDCRILSFSRSCSLASNLPAIPTRNTLFYRNYSYLSAGLIRKSIRCSMKSYKLSELTTSEVDSLKARPRIDFTSIFSTVQPIVDDVRNSGDAAVKDYTSRFDKVVLDKIVEDVNELPDPELDSSVREAFDVAYNNIYAFHAAQKPVEKVVENMHGVRCKRVARSIGSVGLYVPGGTAVLPSTALMLSVPAQIAGCKTVVLATPPSRDGSICKEVLYCAKKAGVTHILKAGGAQAISAMAWGTESCPKVEKIYGPGNQYVTAAKMILQNSEAMVSIDMPAGPSEVLVIADKDSSPVHVAADLLSQAEHGPDSQVVLVIAGDGADLNAIQEEIRKQCQALPRGEFALQALSHSFTVLARDMFEAISFSNMYAPEHLIINVNEAEKWESLIENAGSVFMGQWTPESVGDYASGTNHVLPTYGYARMYGGVSLDSFLKYITVQSLTEEGLRNLGPYVEKMAEVEGLDAHKRAVTLRLQDIEARQVSYSR, from the exons ATGGACTGCAGAATTCTATCATTCAGTAGGTCCTGTAGCTTGGCTAGTAATCTTCCGGCAATTCCTACCCGCAATACTCTATTTTATCGGAATTATTCTTATCTATCTGCAG GGTTAATTCGTAAGTCAATTAGGTGCTCAATGAAGTCGTATAAGTTATCAGAGCTTACAACTTCTGAGGTTGACAGCCTCAAAGCTCGTCCTCGCATTGATTTCACCTCCATTTTTAGCACA GTTCAACCCATTGTTGATGATGTTCGTAATAGTGGTGATGCTGCAGTTAAAGA TTACACATCGCGGTTTGACAAAGTTGTACTGGATAAGATAGTTGAAGATGTCAATGAGCTTCCAGATCCTGAG CTTGATTCATCTGTTCGAGAAGCATTTGATGTGGCATATAACAACATATATGCCTTTCATGCGGCTCAAAAGCCTGTTGAGAAAGTTGTGGAGAACATGCAT GGTGTCAGATGTAAACGTGTGGCGAGGAGCATTGGCTCTGTAGGGCTTTATGTTCCTGGTGGAACTGCTGTTTTACCTTCTACCGCTTTGATGCTTTCAGTT CCAGCACAAATTGCTGGATGCAAAACAGTTGTACTGGCAACTCCACCTTCTCGGGATGGCAGCATTTGCAAG GAAGTTCTTTATTGTGCCAAGAAAGCAGGTGTGACCCACATCCTTAAAGCTGGAGGTGCTCAG GCAATTTCTGCTATGGCCTGGGGCACTGAATCATGCCCAAAG GTTGAGAAGATATATGGGCCTGGGAACCAGTATGTCACCGCTGCAAAAATGATTCTGCAG AACAGCGAAGCAATGGTTTCAATTGACATGCCTGCTGGGCCTTCTGAAGTCCTTGTTATAGCTGACAAGGATTCCAGTCCTGTCCACGTGGCAGCAGATTTACTTTCACAG GCGGAGCATGGGCCAGATAGCCAAGTTGTGTTGGTTATTGCTGGGGATGGTGCTGATCTAAATGCCATTCAAGAGGAAATTAGGAAGCAGTGTCAAGCGCTTCCAAGGGGAGAATTTGCGCTTCAGGCACTAAGCCACAGCTTCACTGTGTTAGCACGGGATATGTTTGAG GCAATTTCCTTCTCAAACATGTATGCACCTGAGCATCTGATTATTAATGTGAATGAAGCTGAGAAGTGGGAAAGTTTAATTGAGAATGCAG GTTCTGTATTTATGGGACAGTGGACACCTGAGAGTGTAGGAGATTATGCAAGTGGAACTAACCATGTTCTTCCAACTTATGGTTATGCACGGATGTATGGTGGGGTCTCTTTGGACTCTTTCTTGAAGTACATCACGGTGCAGTCTTTGACAGAAGAAGGGCTGAGGAATCTTGGGCCTTATGTAGAAAAAATGGCCGAAGTTGAGGGTCTGGATGCCCACAAGAGGGCTGTAACCCTCAGACTGCAGGACATAGAAGCGAGGCAAGTATCATACTCGAGATGA
- the LOC107859210 gene encoding histidinol dehydrogenase, chloroplastic isoform X2, whose translation MKSYKLSELTTSEVDSLKARPRIDFTSIFSTVQPIVDDVRNSGDAAVKDYTSRFDKVVLDKIVEDVNELPDPELDSSVREAFDVAYNNIYAFHAAQKPVEKVVENMHGVRCKRVARSIGSVGLYVPGGTAVLPSTALMLSVPAQIAGCKTVVLATPPSRDGSICKEVLYCAKKAGVTHILKAGGAQAISAMAWGTESCPKVEKIYGPGNQYVTAAKMILQNSEAMVSIDMPAGPSEVLVIADKDSSPVHVAADLLSQAEHGPDSQVVLVIAGDGADLNAIQEEIRKQCQALPRGEFALQALSHSFTVLARDMFEAISFSNMYAPEHLIINVNEAEKWESLIENAGSVFMGQWTPESVGDYASGTNHVLPTYGYARMYGGVSLDSFLKYITVQSLTEEGLRNLGPYVEKMAEVEGLDAHKRAVTLRLQDIEARQVSYSR comes from the exons ATGAAGTCGTATAAGTTATCAGAGCTTACAACTTCTGAGGTTGACAGCCTCAAAGCTCGTCCTCGCATTGATTTCACCTCCATTTTTAGCACA GTTCAACCCATTGTTGATGATGTTCGTAATAGTGGTGATGCTGCAGTTAAAGA TTACACATCGCGGTTTGACAAAGTTGTACTGGATAAGATAGTTGAAGATGTCAATGAGCTTCCAGATCCTGAG CTTGATTCATCTGTTCGAGAAGCATTTGATGTGGCATATAACAACATATATGCCTTTCATGCGGCTCAAAAGCCTGTTGAGAAAGTTGTGGAGAACATGCAT GGTGTCAGATGTAAACGTGTGGCGAGGAGCATTGGCTCTGTAGGGCTTTATGTTCCTGGTGGAACTGCTGTTTTACCTTCTACCGCTTTGATGCTTTCAGTT CCAGCACAAATTGCTGGATGCAAAACAGTTGTACTGGCAACTCCACCTTCTCGGGATGGCAGCATTTGCAAG GAAGTTCTTTATTGTGCCAAGAAAGCAGGTGTGACCCACATCCTTAAAGCTGGAGGTGCTCAG GCAATTTCTGCTATGGCCTGGGGCACTGAATCATGCCCAAAG GTTGAGAAGATATATGGGCCTGGGAACCAGTATGTCACCGCTGCAAAAATGATTCTGCAG AACAGCGAAGCAATGGTTTCAATTGACATGCCTGCTGGGCCTTCTGAAGTCCTTGTTATAGCTGACAAGGATTCCAGTCCTGTCCACGTGGCAGCAGATTTACTTTCACAG GCGGAGCATGGGCCAGATAGCCAAGTTGTGTTGGTTATTGCTGGGGATGGTGCTGATCTAAATGCCATTCAAGAGGAAATTAGGAAGCAGTGTCAAGCGCTTCCAAGGGGAGAATTTGCGCTTCAGGCACTAAGCCACAGCTTCACTGTGTTAGCACGGGATATGTTTGAG GCAATTTCCTTCTCAAACATGTATGCACCTGAGCATCTGATTATTAATGTGAATGAAGCTGAGAAGTGGGAAAGTTTAATTGAGAATGCAG GTTCTGTATTTATGGGACAGTGGACACCTGAGAGTGTAGGAGATTATGCAAGTGGAACTAACCATGTTCTTCCAACTTATGGTTATGCACGGATGTATGGTGGGGTCTCTTTGGACTCTTTCTTGAAGTACATCACGGTGCAGTCTTTGACAGAAGAAGGGCTGAGGAATCTTGGGCCTTATGTAGAAAAAATGGCCGAAGTTGAGGGTCTGGATGCCCACAAGAGGGCTGTAACCCTCAGACTGCAGGACATAGAAGCGAGGCAAGTATCATACTCGAGATGA
- the LOC107859208 gene encoding seipin-2 translates to MEDTEPNKQPNDGDLFDNAAEKSSIDDCNDIFSDAETCGSDYDVSHNQSPGNEDTPSASLRLRRPFSSNDSGDESGNWQPSVSSESYSKSKERKLRFSKKLMAEEKDQNGISNSMQRDLSTESQKGTVDEENKEIPNANSVIIDNSNDDSSVLKEESVITDVNNDGTGNSEEVNSDSRGSDDASSNILSDIANLVIKSVGFQVNLLITIVSLMIKLLTFPVWLIYSSYMFVMDPFQVMRRGKRYVIHKFTRSFGFVFENTLNYVSGWLKEQSSVWRLGMQLGWGCLWSVYVCFVLVGLLVLAFIMGGILMRIFVEEPIRMNEPLNFDYTAKSPVAYVPIMKSPGVTCGVDSEDQVEFGAVDGVRVIPPNHKLQVTILLTLPESDYNRNLGIFQVRVDFLTANGKVLVSSRRPCMLQFKSNPIRLFSTFLKAAPLVTGYTSESQKLKVDLKGFSEGFIPTACLRVIIEQRAEFRPGAGIPEIYAASLILGSELPFLKRMLWYWKTTLFVWVSMTLFTMEFLFALLCCKPLIIPRLRVRHDPNSHTGSQNNPPVGRR, encoded by the exons ATGGAAGATACAGAACCAAATAAGCAACCCAACGACGGAGACCTATTCGATAACGCCGCGGAGAAATCCTCCATCGACGATTGCAACGACATATTTTCCGACGCCGAAACCTGCGGATCGGATTATGACGTAAGCCACAATCAGTCGCCGGGAAATGAAGATACTCCTTCGGCGTCCCTCCGGCTCCGGCGACCTTTTTCTAGCAATGATTCTGGTGACGAGTCGGGTAATTGGCAACCTTCGGTAAGTTCCGAGAGCTATTCGAAATCGAAAGAGAGAAAGTTAAGGTTCTCAAAGAAATTGATGGCAGAAGAGAAGGATCAGAATGGAATTTCCAACTCAATGCAGCGTGATTTGAGCACAGAAAGTCAAAAAGGTACCGTTGATGAAGAAAATAAGGAGATTCCGAATGCAAATAGTGTAATAATAGATAATTCTAATGATGATTCTTCAGTGTTGAAAGAGGAATCTGTAATTACGGATGTGAACAATGATGGAACCGGTAATTCAGAGGAAGTTAATTCGGATTCCAGAGGAAGTGATGATGCAAGTTCGAATATTTTGTCTGATATAGCGAATTTAGTAATAAAATCTGTTGGATTTCAAGTGAATCTGTTGATAACTATTGTGAGTTTGATGATAAAATTGTTAACTTTTCCTGTATGGTTAATTTATAGCTCGTATATGTTTGTGATGGATCCGTTTCAAGTAATGAGGCGTGGGAAACGATATGTAATCCACAAGTTTACGAGGAGTTTTGGGTTTGTGTTTGAGAATACATTGAATTATGTATCTGGATGGTTGAAGGAACAAAGTTCAGTATGGAGGTTGGGGATGCAATTAGGATGGGGATGTTTGTGGTCTGTgtatgtttgttttgttttggttGGATTGCTGGTATTGGCTTTTATAATGGGTGGCATCTTGATGAGAATTTTCGTGGAAGAGCCAATCAGGATGAACGAGcctttgaattttgattatacagcAAAGAGCCCAGTTGCATATGTGCCGATAATGAAGAGCCCAGGTGTGACCTGTGGTGTAGATAGTGAGGATCAAGTGGAGTTTGGAGCGGTTGATGGGGTGCGAGTTATACCACCTAATCATAAGTTGCAGGTTACGATCTTACTAACGTTGCCCGAGTCAGATTACAACAGAAATTTGGGCATTTTCCAG GTAAGAGTGGATTTCCTCACTGCTAATGGCAAAGTGCTGGTTAGCTCCAGGCGACCCTGTATGTTGCAATTCAAAAGCAATCCTATACGCCTTTTTTCTACTTTCCTTAAAGCAGCCCCTCTTGTCACCGGATATACATCAGAATCCCAAAAGTTAAAGGTAGACCTAAAGGGCTTCTCTGAAGGTTTCATTCCAACTGCATGCTTGAGGGTGATCATTGAGCAACGAGCTGAATTCCGCCCTGGAGCTGGAATTCCCGAAATATATGCTGCCTCTTTAATACTGGGGTCTGAACTTCCTTTTCTGAAAAGAATGCTATGGTATTGGAAGACAACATTGTTTGTGTGGGTTAGCATGACGTTGTTTACAATGGAATTCCTTTTCGCTCTTCTTTGCTGCAAACCTCTTATCATTCCAAGATTAAGAGTGAGGCATGATCCGAACAGTCATACTGGTTCACAGAACAATCCACCTGTTGGAAGGAGGTAA
- the LOC107858088 gene encoding aquaporin NIP1-1, translating to MAEILDISSTASDIKDENVDHILSCPCLASKELGDDSSHSSGYSKTISFTQKLVAEFLGTYLLMFAGFAAMVVNKNMGVLGIAALWGLDTMVMIYTVGHVSGAHLNPAVTIAFASCKRIAWKYVPAYTLAQVLGAIVATVTVRSMFKEDQSQFLGTIPVGSDLQSLGLEFLITFYLMFAAAGTAMDNPAVGELTGLVIGAVVTINSILAGPISGASMNPARSLGPAILSNCYKKQWIYILGPTAGAIAGIWFYNAMKSVKPFDEVTKFFPFHRRLAQNKIQTTNTTIPV from the exons ATGGCTGAGATTTTAGATATCAGTTCAACAGCTTCAGATATTAAAGATGAAAATGTGGATCATATTCTTTCTTGTCCATGTTTGGCATCCAAGGAACTTGGTGACGACTCCTCACATTCCTCAGGCTACTCTAAAACTATAAGCTTTACTCAAAAG TTAGTGGCAGAGTTTTTAGGTACCTACTTATTGATGTTTGCTGGTTTTGCTGCCATGGTGGTGAACAAGAACATGGGAGTTCTAGGAATAGCAGCTTTGTGGGGTTTGGATACGATGGTTATGATCTACACCGTTGGGCATGTTTCTGGTGCCCATTTGAACCCTGCTGTCACCATTGCTTTTGCTTCATGTAAGAGGATAGCATGGAAATAC GTGCCAGCATATACGTTAGCACAAGTTCTGGGAGCAATTGTAGCAACTGTAACCGTGAGATCGATGTTCAAGGAAGATCAATCTCAGTTTCTGGGAACAATTCCAGTTGGCTCAGATTTGCAGTCTCTTGGATTAGAATTCTTGATCACTTTCTATCTCATGTTTGCTGCTGCAGGCACCGCAATGGATAATCCCGCC GTTGGAGAACTCACTGGACTTGTTATTGGAGCTGTAGTCACAATTAACTCTATCCTTGCTGG GCCTATTTCAGGGGCATCAATGAATCCCGCAAGAAGTTTGGGACCAGCAATTTTATCAAATTGTTACAAGAAACAATGGATATACATTTTGGGTCCTACAGCAGGAGCTATAGCTGGTATCTGGTTTTACAACGCCATGAAGTCTGTTAAGCCCTTTGATGAAGTCACTAAGTTTTTTCCCTTTCACAGACGACTAGCCCAGAacaaaatacaaacaacaaatactACTATCCCGGTCTGA
- the LOC107859207 gene encoding aquaporin NIP1-1: protein MGDHQQVANGSSVSLNISDANDSSSTSTCNFVTLPFIQKIIAETLGTYFLIFAGCGSVAVNADKGMVTFPGISIVWGLVVMVMVYSVGHISGAHFNPAVTIAFASNRRFPWKQVPAYVAAQVIGSTLASGTLRLIFNGKHDHFVGTSPTGSDIQSLVLEFIITFYLMFVISGVATDNRAIGELAGLAVGATVLLNVMFAGPISGASMNPARSLGPAIVSSHYKGLWVYLLGPTAGAIAGAWVYNIIRFTDKPLREITKSGSFLKSKTLPRNPSN from the exons ATGGGTGATCATCAGCAGGTAGCTAATGGATCATCAGTGAGTTTGAATATTAGTGATGCTAATGATTCTTCATCTACCTCTACCTGCAACTTTGTTACTCTTCCCTTCATCCAAAAG ATAATAGCGGAGACTTTAGGGACGTACTTCTTGATATTTGCGGGGTGTGGTTCAGTGGCGGTGAACGCAGACAAAGGAATGGTGACATTTCCAGGGATATCAATAGTGTGGGGGCTGGTGGTGATGGTCATGGTTTATTCTGTTGGTCACATTTCTGGTGCTCATTTCAATCCTGCTGTTACCATTGCCTTTGCTTCCAACAGAAGGTTCCCTTGGAAACAG GTACCAGCTTACGTGGCAGCTCAAGTGATTGGATCAACGTTGGCAAGTGGGACCCTAAGATTAATATTTAATGGGAAACATGATCACTTTGTTGGAACATCACCCACTGGATCAGACATCCAATCTCTTGTTCTTGAATTTATAATCACATTTTATCTTATGTTTGTCATTTCTGGCGTTGCTACTGATAATCGAGCT ATTGGAGAACTTGCTGGTCTTGCTGTGGGGGCAACCGTGTTGCTTAATGTGATGTTTGCCGG GCCCATATCAGGAGCATCAATGAACCCAGCAAGGAGTTTGGGTCCAGCAATAGTGTCAAGTCATTACAAAGGTCTATGGGTTTACTTGTTAGGCCCAACAGCTGGGGCCATAGCAGGTGCTTGGGTCTATAACATCATCAGATTCACTGATAAACCTTTACGTGAGATTACTAAAAGTGGGTCTTTTCTCAAATCCAAAACCCTACCACGTAACCCCTCCAATtag